A portion of the Lysinibacillus timonensis genome contains these proteins:
- a CDS encoding aminodeoxychorismate/anthranilate synthase component II, with product MILLIDNYDSFTYNLYQQISSLGKEVKVVRNDAITIDEIRTLNPSAIVLSPGPGTPSEAGITVKIVKELFKEFPILGICLGHQSIGEAFGGRISRATNIMHGKLSKLTYEKKGLFKDLAGEIIVMRYHSLIIDPQTLHEDLEVIATSSDDHEIMAIQHKLYPIYGLQFHPESIGTEAGTQMVEAFINRIPLIQS from the coding sequence ATGATACTACTTATCGATAACTATGATTCATTTACTTATAATTTATATCAACAAATTTCAAGTTTAGGGAAAGAAGTAAAGGTTGTAAGGAATGATGCAATAACAATTGATGAAATACGAACATTAAACCCTAGTGCAATTGTATTATCACCTGGACCAGGTACTCCAAGCGAAGCAGGTATAACTGTAAAGATTGTAAAAGAGTTGTTTAAAGAATTTCCGATTCTTGGAATATGCTTAGGTCACCAATCGATTGGAGAGGCCTTTGGGGGGAGAATTAGCCGTGCAACAAATATCATGCACGGGAAGCTTTCAAAGCTAACGTATGAGAAAAAGGGGCTATTTAAAGACTTAGCCGGGGAAATTATCGTTATGCGTTATCATTCTCTTATTATTGATCCACAAACTTTACACGAGGATTTAGAAGTAATTGCAACATCATCAGATGATCATGAAATTATGGCAATACAACATAAACTATATCCAATTTACGGGCTACAGTTTCACCCTGAATCAATAGGAACAGAAGCTGGTACTCAAATGGTGGAAGCATTTATAAACCGTATTCCTCTTATTCAAAGTTAA
- the pstB gene encoding phosphate ABC transporter ATP-binding protein PstB, which produces MIKNENNLKINVQSSQTSAGDEVSSTESKNSVFETKNFDLWYGDHHALKDINLDIKENDVTAIIGPSGCGKSTYIKALNRMVELVPIVKTNGEINYRGRNIFEANYEVEELRTKVGMVFQKPNPFPKSIYDNIAYGPRIHGIKNKKVLDEIVEKSLRGAAIWDEVKDRLNQNAYGLSGGQQQRICIARCLAIEPDVILMDEPTSALDPISTLKVEELVQELKDNYSIIIVTHNMQQAARISDRTAFFLNGEVIEFDNTDKIFSTPTDQRTEDYISGRFG; this is translated from the coding sequence ATGATTAAAAACGAAAATAATTTAAAAATAAATGTCCAGTCATCTCAAACTTCGGCGGGTGATGAAGTATCTTCAACTGAGAGTAAAAATTCTGTTTTTGAAACGAAGAACTTTGATCTTTGGTATGGTGATCACCATGCACTAAAGGATATTAATTTAGATATTAAAGAAAATGATGTGACGGCAATCATCGGACCATCAGGTTGCGGTAAATCCACATACATTAAAGCATTAAATAGAATGGTAGAGTTAGTACCTATTGTTAAAACGAACGGTGAAATTAATTATCGAGGGCGTAATATTTTTGAAGCTAATTATGAAGTTGAAGAATTACGCACTAAGGTAGGCATGGTATTCCAAAAGCCAAATCCTTTCCCTAAATCAATTTATGATAATATTGCTTATGGTCCGCGTATTCATGGCATCAAAAACAAAAAAGTTCTAGATGAAATCGTTGAAAAATCTTTAAGAGGTGCCGCTATTTGGGATGAAGTAAAAGACCGTCTAAATCAAAATGCTTATGGTTTATCTGGTGGACAGCAGCAACGTATTTGTATAGCACGTTGTCTTGCAATTGAGCCTGATGTTATTTTAATGGATGAACCAACATCTGCATTAGATCCAATTTCGACACTTAAAGTAGAAGAATTAGTACAAGAATTGAAAGACAATTATTCAATTATTATTGTTACACATAATATGCAACAAGCTGCTCGTATTTCTGATCGAACTGCATTTTTCTTAAATGGAGAAGTAATCGAATTCGATAATACGGATAAAATTTTCTCTACGCCTACAGATCAACGTACTGAAGATTATATCTCTGGTCGTTTCGGTTAA
- the trpE gene encoding anthranilate synthase component I — MKTGVEHFVIRELQGDMMTPISVFESLKGKHKVLFESSAKHEESGRYSFIAVNPIAELKGNKDYYYYCENKEPSILKEESVFQKLKEVMPIHKVQYPYSFFGGAIGYFGYDTAFYNENIGDFSLDELNMPDVHVYFYDTFIIFDHMLQTVSIAAIDLFQNGRTEQAMNDAIVKVENQIKQGVTFIEDEVISLKFQPTIRKEDFINMVEKAKEHIVRGDIFQVVLSQRFQANFKGNPFSLYRKLRTSNPSPYMFYLEFDDYTILGTSPESLVKVKDRYVTTNPIAGTKPRGKTKEEDQHIEQQLMQDEKEIAEHRMLVDLGRNDIGRVSKSGTVQVSKYMTVERYKFVMHIVSEVVGELKEDVHVLDVLTSCLPAGTVSGAPKIRAMQIINELENKKRGVYAGAIGYVSVNGNMDLALAIRTMVVKDNNAYVQAGAGIVYDSVAESEYQETLNKAKALLEVVR; from the coding sequence ATGAAAACTGGGGTAGAACATTTTGTCATTCGAGAATTGCAAGGCGATATGATGACACCAATTTCTGTTTTTGAAAGTTTAAAAGGAAAACATAAGGTTTTGTTTGAATCATCTGCGAAACATGAGGAAAGTGGACGCTATTCTTTTATTGCTGTAAATCCTATTGCAGAGTTAAAAGGTAACAAGGATTATTACTATTATTGTGAAAATAAAGAACCATCAATTTTAAAAGAGGAATCCGTTTTTCAAAAGTTAAAAGAGGTAATGCCTATTCATAAAGTGCAGTATCCATATTCATTTTTTGGAGGAGCAATTGGCTATTTTGGATATGATACCGCCTTTTATAACGAGAATATTGGAGATTTTTCATTGGATGAATTAAACATGCCAGATGTACATGTTTATTTTTATGATACATTTATTATTTTTGATCATATGCTACAAACGGTCTCAATAGCTGCCATTGACTTATTCCAAAATGGAAGAACAGAGCAGGCAATGAACGATGCTATTGTAAAAGTTGAAAATCAAATTAAACAAGGGGTAACTTTTATTGAAGATGAGGTGATCTCTTTAAAATTTCAACCGACAATTAGAAAAGAAGACTTTATCAATATGGTTGAAAAAGCAAAGGAACATATTGTAAGAGGTGATATATTCCAAGTAGTTCTATCACAAAGATTTCAAGCGAACTTCAAAGGCAACCCATTCTCATTGTATAGAAAATTAAGAACATCAAATCCTTCACCGTATATGTTTTATTTAGAGTTTGATGACTATACAATACTTGGAACGTCTCCAGAAAGCTTAGTAAAGGTAAAGGACCGTTACGTTACAACGAATCCAATTGCTGGTACAAAGCCCCGTGGTAAAACAAAAGAGGAAGACCAACATATTGAACAGCAACTCATGCAAGATGAAAAAGAAATCGCTGAACACCGTATGCTCGTAGATTTAGGACGTAATGATATTGGGCGCGTTAGTAAAAGTGGCACCGTTCAAGTAAGCAAATATATGACGGTTGAACGTTATAAATTTGTTATGCATATTGTTTCGGAAGTAGTCGGAGAATTGAAGGAAGATGTTCATGTATTAGATGTATTAACTTCATGTCTTCCTGCAGGAACTGTTTCAGGTGCTCCTAAAATAAGAGCAATGCAAATCATTAATGAATTAGAAAATAAAAAACGTGGCGTATACGCTGGTGCAATTGGCTATGTATCCGTTAACGGAAACATGGATTTAGCGTTAGCCATAAGAACTATGGTTGTGAAAGATAACAATGCTTATGTGCAAGCAGGGGCAGGTATTGTATATGATTCGGTTGCGGAGTCTGAATATCAAGAAACATTAAATAAAGCAAAAGCATTATTGGAGGTGGTTCGATGA
- a CDS encoding MFS transporter has product MSYLKKGTKEFKLANLALFAAAFIVFANLYVTQPLLPQFSEEFGVSPTVASLSLSVATGVLSISLLFFGSLSEALGRKQLMTFSIFAASILTIALAFAPTFEILLLLRMVQGFVFAGIPAIAMAYLGEEVDPSSLGIAMGLYISGNSIGGLSGRVIMGSLTDIFTWQVGMVFLGVLSLFVSLYFVWALPESRNFVPRNLEFIGLAKSLLYHLKDPGLICLFGIAFTLMGSFVTLYNYISFQLVGPPYNLSPGVVGWIFVVYLVGTFSSTYFGSLSDKLGRQNVLFSGILIMLTGALLTIPTHLFIKIIGIVIFTFGFFGSHSIASGWVSYRAKKDRAQASSLYLFAYYFGSSVGGTTGGIFWSLWGWNGVIAFISVFLITSFLFAVTLMVLNKKTNAKLKDYLQF; this is encoded by the coding sequence ATGTCATATTTAAAAAAAGGCACCAAAGAGTTTAAATTAGCGAACTTGGCGTTGTTTGCTGCTGCTTTTATTGTTTTTGCTAATTTATATGTTACACAACCATTATTACCACAGTTCTCCGAAGAATTTGGGGTATCCCCTACTGTAGCAAGTCTATCCTTATCTGTTGCTACAGGTGTTTTGTCTATTAGTTTACTATTTTTCGGATCATTATCCGAAGCTTTAGGTCGTAAACAATTAATGACCTTCTCAATTTTTGCCGCATCCATTCTAACAATAGCTCTTGCGTTTGCTCCGACTTTTGAAATTCTTTTATTACTTCGAATGGTGCAAGGTTTTGTATTCGCAGGGATTCCCGCTATTGCAATGGCCTATTTAGGAGAAGAAGTTGACCCATCGAGTTTAGGGATTGCTATGGGGCTTTATATTAGCGGTAACTCCATTGGCGGGCTTTCAGGTAGGGTCATTATGGGCTCATTGACTGATATATTTACTTGGCAAGTCGGAATGGTCTTTCTTGGAGTTTTGAGCTTATTCGTTAGTCTTTATTTCGTATGGGCATTACCTGAATCTCGAAACTTTGTCCCTAGAAATCTCGAATTTATAGGCTTGGCAAAATCACTATTGTACCATTTAAAGGATCCCGGCTTAATTTGTTTATTTGGAATTGCCTTTACATTAATGGGTAGTTTTGTGACACTTTACAATTACATTAGCTTTCAGTTAGTGGGTCCTCCCTACAACTTAAGTCCCGGAGTTGTTGGATGGATCTTCGTAGTATATTTAGTTGGGACATTTAGTTCAACTTACTTTGGTAGTTTATCTGATAAATTAGGACGTCAAAACGTATTATTTAGTGGCATATTAATTATGCTTACAGGTGCATTACTAACAATACCCACACATCTTTTCATTAAAATTATAGGTATTGTCATCTTCACTTTTGGCTTTTTTGGTTCACATTCTATTGCAAGTGGCTGGGTTAGTTATCGGGCTAAAAAAGACAGAGCACAAGCTTCCTCACTTTACCTATTTGCTTATTACTTTGGCTCAAGTGTGGGCGGAACAACTGGTGGGATATTCTGGTCGCTATGGGGTTGGAATGGTGTCATTGCATTTATCAGTGTGTTTTTAATTACTTCTTTCTTGTTTGCTGTTACACTGATGGTATTGAATAAAAAAACGAATGCCAAACTAAAGGATTACTTACAGTTTTAA
- the phoU gene encoding phosphate signaling complex protein PhoU, translating into MGVRERFEHELDAVQKDLLKLCDQSIERLETSFRAFIEKDLDTAKDIVQRDSEINRIEEAINDRVILIMTRQQPVATDLRRLIVLLKAAADMERVGDYAVNIAKEALRIGSEQFITSVELIEDMCLKATQMLRQIVEAFVEENTTKAKEVAEFDDQVDEMYGNMIRHLMKLSSVKPENISQITNLAFICRYIERCADHATNIAEYLLYLKKGQRFDLNH; encoded by the coding sequence ATGGGTGTTCGTGAGCGTTTTGAACATGAGTTGGATGCAGTGCAAAAAGATTTATTGAAACTTTGTGACCAAAGTATAGAAAGACTTGAAACATCATTTCGAGCATTTATTGAAAAAGACTTAGATACAGCTAAAGACATAGTACAAAGAGATTCGGAGATTAATCGTATTGAAGAAGCGATTAACGATAGAGTTATTTTAATAATGACGAGGCAACAACCTGTAGCTACTGATTTGCGACGTCTAATTGTTCTACTTAAAGCAGCAGCTGATATGGAACGGGTTGGTGATTATGCTGTAAATATTGCGAAAGAGGCTCTTCGTATTGGTAGTGAACAATTTATTACTTCGGTCGAATTAATTGAAGATATGTGTTTAAAGGCAACTCAAATGCTAAGACAAATTGTTGAAGCATTTGTGGAGGAAAATACGACAAAAGCAAAAGAAGTAGCAGAATTCGATGATCAAGTCGATGAGATGTATGGGAATATGATTAGACATCTTATGAAGCTTTCAAGTGTCAAACCTGAAAATATCTCACAAATTACTAATTTGGCGTTTATTTGTCGCTATATTGAGCGATGCGCTGATCACGCAACAAACATCGCGGAATACTTACTCTATTTGAAAAAAGGTCAAAGATTTGATCTAAATCACTAA
- a CDS encoding LysR family transcriptional regulator, giving the protein MDMMALVYFKTVAKYENMSRAAEQLHISQPALSKSIALLEESLGVGLFDRHGRSIKLNRYGKFFLERTEMIIREFESAKIELRNMVAPGYGEVSLGFMHTLGVEIIPSLMTKVKEVYPHMKFQLTQSNSSLLMKKLEMRELDLCLISSLETNKDVIWEKLWDEELLLIVPKKHPLSDKKVVKVEEFAHYPFISIKKGNSLRHSVDELFRQNGFKLNVAFDGEEVHTVAGLVESGLGVSLIPRIKGLDQYALNVIQVDAKNCKREIGLAYVEHRYLSDAVEQFADFIRTYFIRNKK; this is encoded by the coding sequence ATGGATATGATGGCTCTCGTATATTTTAAAACAGTTGCCAAATATGAAAATATGTCTCGAGCAGCTGAACAATTACACATCTCTCAACCCGCATTAAGTAAATCTATTGCGTTATTAGAAGAAAGTTTAGGTGTTGGATTATTTGATCGGCACGGGCGTTCCATCAAATTAAACCGTTATGGAAAGTTTTTCTTAGAAAGAACGGAAATGATTATTAGGGAATTTGAAAGCGCGAAAATAGAATTAAGGAATATGGTTGCACCTGGTTACGGTGAAGTTTCATTAGGCTTTATGCATACTCTTGGAGTAGAAATTATTCCTTCTTTGATGACAAAAGTTAAGGAAGTATACCCTCATATGAAGTTTCAATTAACTCAAAGTAATTCTAGTTTATTAATGAAGAAATTAGAAATGAGAGAATTAGATCTTTGCCTGATTTCTTCATTAGAAACTAATAAGGATGTCATTTGGGAAAAACTATGGGATGAGGAATTATTATTAATTGTTCCAAAGAAACACCCTTTAAGCGATAAAAAAGTGGTGAAAGTAGAAGAATTTGCACATTATCCATTCATTTCAATTAAAAAAGGCAACTCCCTACGTCATTCCGTAGATGAATTATTTCGGCAAAATGGGTTTAAATTAAATGTTGCTTTCGATGGTGAAGAAGTACATACAGTGGCAGGTTTAGTCGAAAGTGGGCTAGGTGTTTCCTTAATTCCGAGGATAAAAGGCCTTGACCAATATGCTTTAAATGTTATTCAAGTTGATGCAAAGAATTGTAAAAGAGAAATAGGTTTAGCATATGTTGAACACCGATATTTAAGTGACGCAGTGGAGCAATTTGCGGATTTTATTCGAACCTATTTTATTCGAAACAAAAAATGA
- a CDS encoding glutathione peroxidase — MNIYHFDVTSENGETYSLERYKGKVLLVVNTATKCGLAGQFEELEEMYKKYKENGFEVLGFPSDQFKQELTSGSEAAKNCRLTYGVSFPMHDLVKVNGESAHPLFKYLTEHTKGILGKNVKWNFTKFLIDRDGNVVKRFAPTEKPTKFEEEIEKYL; from the coding sequence ATGAACATTTATCATTTTGATGTTACAAGTGAAAATGGGGAAACTTATTCATTAGAGCGATATAAAGGGAAGGTTCTACTTGTCGTGAATACAGCAACAAAATGTGGTTTAGCGGGGCAATTTGAAGAATTAGAGGAAATGTATAAAAAATATAAAGAAAATGGCTTTGAAGTGCTCGGATTCCCTTCTGATCAATTCAAACAGGAATTAACTTCTGGAAGTGAAGCAGCAAAAAACTGCCGTTTAACTTACGGTGTGTCATTTCCAATGCATGATCTAGTGAAGGTAAATGGAGAAAGTGCACACCCACTTTTTAAATATTTAACTGAACATACAAAAGGAATATTAGGGAAAAATGTAAAATGGAATTTCACTAAATTTTTAATTGATCGTGATGGCAATGTTGTAAAAAGATTTGCTCCAACAGAGAAACCAACAAAGTTTGAAGAAGAAATTGAAAAATATTTATAA